GCAGATTGAACCACAATATCAGCACCAAGGTCCACCGCACTTTTTGGAAACTCGGAACTTGTTAAAAAATGGGCTCCGTGCGCTTCGTCGACAAATACTACTGCGCCAAATTGCTGGGCGATTTGAATACATTTTTGCAAATTAAAAATCGTTCCATAATAACTTGGATACGTAAAAATACATAGTTTTACATCTGGATGGTTATGTAAGGTTTCTACTATCAACTCAGGCGTCACACCATTTGCAACCCCAGCCTCCTCGTGGATTTGTGGGCTTAAAAAAATGGGTTCTCCTCCCGCCAGCTCGATTCCATGTAAAATTGATTTATGTGCATCTCTTGGCACTAACACTTTCTCTCCGCGCCTTAAAGTCGTCATAATGACTGCTAAGTTGCCCGCGCTTGTACCATTAACAAGGAAGTGACTTTTTTTCACCCCATAACAATCAGCAAGTAACATTTCTGCTTCTAAAATCACATCTTCCGCATGGTGCAAGTCGTCCATTCCGGTAATTTCTGTTACATCCCATTTTAATAATTTTTGCCATACATCTGGATAGATGGCTCCTCCTTTATGGCCAGGTACGTGAAGTGATACCGGGCAAGACTTGGCATGCGCATCTAACCGTTCCACTAAAGGCATTTTAGATTGATTCCACATGACAAACGCTCCTTTTTAAATTCTCTTTTACCATTATACCATTTTGCTTGATTTATAACACTTTCTTGCGGTTTTAAAGCGTTTTCATTTCAGAAGAGGTATAATAAAATTAGCATCGACGTTTTGACTTTCGAGTAAAGGGAATTTGAGATAATAGGAATATTTTAAAGGAGGTTTTTTGTCAGATGAAGAAGATTCTTAACGGTACAAATCAAGTAGTAGAACAAATGGTGGAAGGTTTAGTTAAATCGCACACAGATATTGTTCATCGTGTTGAAGGAACTCGTGTCATTGCAAGAAATGATAAACGTTCAGGCAAAGTAGGATTAGTAAGCGGTGGAGGTTCTGGTCACGAGCCGGCTCATGCTGGTTATGTTGGTCGTGGAATGCTCTCTGCGGCTGTTTGCGGCGACGTTTTCACTTCCCCAACCCCGGACCAAATATATGAAGGTATCAAAGCCGCAGATCAAGGCGCTGGCGTACTTTTAATTGTAAAAAATTATACTGGTGACGTAATGAACTTCGAAATGGCGGCTGATTTAGCGGATGCCGAGGATATTAAAGTAGAACAAATTGTCGTGGATGATGATATTGCGGTGGAAGATAGCACGTTTACAACTGGACGGCGTGGCGTGGCTGGAACTGTTCTTGTACACAAAATTGTCGGAGCCGCAGCAGAAGCAGGTGCATCCCTTGATGAACTAAAAGCACTCGGTGAAAAAGTGATTTCTGCTATCAAAACGCTTGGTGTCGCATTATCTCCTTGTACGGTGCCTGAGGTCGGACATCCAGGATTTGAGCTTGGAGAAGATGAAATCGAACTAGGAATTGGTATCCACGGCGAACCTGGCTTTACTAGAGAAAAAATTATGCCATCTGCAAGTCTTGCTAAACAACTTTATGATCGAATCGCGACGGAAAGCAAACTCATTTCGGGTGATAAAGTCGTTGTATTAGTCAATGGAATGGGTGCAACTCCACTAATGGAGCAATATGTTTTCGCAAATGATGTTCATGAACTTTTGAAAAACGCAGGTATCAGTGTCGAAAAAACACTCGTTGGAGATTATATGACATCACTTGAAATGGCCGGACTATCTCTAACCATTTTGAAATTAGAAGATGAAAAATGGGTAGATATGCTAAAACTCCCTGTTGAAACGATTGCGTGGTAAAAAGATTTGGAGGAATGAATAATGACCTATAATAAAGATTGGGCGCTTCGTTGGTTAAATGATTTCGGCGAACGTGTACAAGAGAATAAACAGTTATTAAGTGATCTCGACCAAGCGATTGGTGACGGAGACCATGGTATTAATATGGCACGTGGTTTAAGCGAACTTAAAAAAGCTTTTGCCGATAAAGAACCTAGCGACTTGAAAGATGTTTTCAAGACTGCTGGAATGACAATGGTCAGTAAAGTCGGTGGTGCATCGGGACCGCTTTATGGGACAGCCTTTTTGAATATGAGCAAAGCGGTTGATTCAGATACGATTGATTCAGTTGGCTTAACAAAAGTCATTGAGTCTGGGCTAGAAGGTATTGAAAAACGCGGCAAATCGCACGCTGGTGAAAAAACAATGATTGATGTTTGGGAGCCTGTTGTTCATGCGCTTCATCAAGAAGATTTAACCGATGACGTGGTCGATGCTGCCTTACAAAAAACGAAAGACTTAAAAGCGACGAAAGGACGTGCAAGCTACCTTGGTGAACGTTCGATTGGGCACCTTGATCCTGGCGCTTATTCTTCGGCGCTACTATTTCACGCAATGCTTCAAACGGAGGTGAACTGACACGATGGCAAAACCATATGGCGTTGTAATTATTTCCCACTCCAAAGATGTTGCTAAAGGAGTTCACGATATCATTAAAGAAATTGCACCAGATGTTTCGATTACCCATGCAGGAGGAACAGATGATGGTCGAATTGGTACAAGTTTTGACACGGTGAATGAAGCAATCGAACGGAACGAAGCCGATAAAATCTACACTTTTTATGATCTTGGGAGCGCCAAAATGAATATTGAAACAGTAGAAGAAATTAGCGACAAAGAAATTATTCTTTTCAATGCACCGATTCTTGAAGGTGCTTATGCGACTGCTGCTCAAATTCAAATGGACGAAAAACCCGAAGTAATTGCAGCAAATTTGAAGACGATTGAGATTAAATAAGATATACCGGGCAGACGAGCTAAAACTCGTCTGTTTTTCTGGTTATCCATGATATAATGAGCTATAAAATAACGTTAGGAATGGAAACGATGAATATTCTAATAAAAATACGCGAACTAAACAATCTAACCAATAGTGAAAAAGAGCTCGCCGACTATATTTTAGCCAATCCTAAAAAAACATTGCAATTCAAACCCAAAGAACTAGCTACCGCAGCTTTTGTTTCTACGGCAACCATTTATCGTTTAATCAACAAATTAGGGATAAATGGCATCGGTGAATTAAAAATCGAAATCGCCTCTAGCTTGCGAGAAACGACCGCAGAAAAAGAAATTAATTACGATTATCCGATTTTAGAGTCGGATACGCCCTTTCAAATAATGACGAATTTGCGCCAAATTTATAACAGTACGATTGTTGAGACGTTGAATAATGCTGATCCAGAAGAATTAGTAGCTATTGGCGAGAAATTAATGAATGCCAAAGTTATCGATATTTATGCTGCCTCTGCAAATTTATTTTTCGCGAAAAACTTCCAATTTCAAATGCAGGAAATTGGAAGTTTAGTTAATGTTCCAGAAGAGGATTATATTCAAAGACTATCCGCAGCAAATAGCGATGAAAATCATGTGGCGCTTGTTGTTTCTTACGGTGGCAGAAGCGAAACCTTGCAAAAAGTAGTGCAGATTTTATCCGAGAACGATGTCCCAATTATTTTAATTACTTCGATGCAAGACAACCCACTCGTTAAGTTTGCCACCCATAAAATTTATATGGCATCTGCCGAAAATCATTACAACAAAGTTTCTTCCTTTTCAACAAGACAATCTCTTCTTAGCATTTTTGACACGATTTACTCCATTATCTTTAATTATAATTATGAAAAAAATATTCAATATAAAATGACTAATTACCAAAAAATGAATACTGATTTGATATAAATTTTACAAAAAAGTGTTCGATTTCCCCTCTTGTTTGAAAAAAAGCTTTCAATATTTCTTGATTCCGCCCCCTACTCACTTTTGAATGATACAATAAAGAAAAAAAGGAGTTATCACATGACTATCGAAGCGATTATTTTAGACATTGACGGTACACTACTCAGCGATAATAAAGAAATTACTCCCGCAACAAAAAAAGCGCTTATTACCGCACAACAAAATGGGGTTAAATTAATTCTCGCATCTGGAAGACCAACAACAGCAATGCATCTTTACGCAGAGCAATTAGAAATGGAGAAATACCACGGTTTACTCGTTTCATACAATGGCGCCAAAGTGGTTGATTGCCAAACAAATGAAGAACTATTCAGCCAAGCACTGACTGTTACAGAAGGAAAAGCCGTACTTGAGCATATGAAACAATTCGATGTGAAAGTGATGATTGATAAAGACGACTATATGTATGTAAATAATGTATTCGACTGTTTTGTGCCTTATCGCGGCGAAGAAATCAATATTATTGAATATGAATCCCGCAGCGGTAATTTTAAATTATGTGAAAAAGAGGATTTGGCAGCTTTCGTAGATTATCCAATTAGCAAAATATTGACTGCTGGTGACCCTGCATACCTAAAAGAAAATTACCAAGCCATGATGGAGCCTTTCAAAGAGTCCTTCAATTGTGTATTCACCGCAGACTTCTACTTTGAATTTACCGCACAAGGCATTGATAAAGCGAAGGCGTTAGATACTGTTTTAACACCACTGGGAATTAGTGCCGAGAACTTAATTGCTTTTGGAGATGGTCATAATGATATTACGATGGTACGTTATGCCGGAACAGGTGTCGCAATGCAAAATGCTGTGCCTGAGTTAAAAGAAGCAGCGAATACCGTTACTTTGTCTAATAATGAAGATGGGATTGGGCATTTGCTTGATAGTTTGATTCTAAGTTAATAAAAAACAAGCAGGAATCGTGTATATTCCATTTTCTTAAATGGTTTTATACATGATTCCTGTTTTTCTATTTCTGATACTTTTATGTGAAGCTGTAAATCGATTATCCTTCTATAAATAGTTAGCCACGCTATTACATAAATGGTCTATTCAACCGCTCATTCAGTTCATATAATGCCGTTTTATTACTATCCCACTTCAATACCTCCATAGCTTCCTGATACGATAGCCATTTAAACTGAACATGCTCTGAAGATAGCCTTATATCGTGTTGGTATTCAGTCAATTCTGCCGCATAACAATATTCGGGAATTACATATGGCTTATTAAATCCAAAATAAATCCCCGGAATATGCGCTAAAGAATCTAATTTAAACACGATCAACTCAATATCTAAATTTAGCTCTTCCTTGCATTCTCTAACTGCTGTTTTTGCTGGCAATTCTGTATCTTCTCCGCCACCAGAAATAAATTGCCAAACTTTCTCATCCGCTCGCAAAAAAACACCAAATAAATAATGATCTTTTGTTTGAATACATGGGATAACTAGCACTTGAAATGGTTGTCTCATACTTCCTCCTATACCTATGCATCAATTTTTTTGTATTTTAATAAAAACAACTATTTTAACACCTTCATTATACAGAATTCTTTCATTTTCTGGTATGCTTAAGTTAATAAACTAAAGTAGGAGGTAATTTAAATGACACTTTCTTTCACTGATACATACAGACTGAACAATGGAATTGAAATGCCTAGGCACGGTTTTGGGGTATACAAACTAACTGACGAAAAAAGAATGCGCACTGCTCTTGAAACGGCGGCGGATGTTGGATATCGCTTATTTGATACAGCTTCTTTTTATCACAATGAAAAGCAACTGGGAGATTTCTTTCAATCAAGTGGGTTAAAACGCGATGACTTCTTTGTCACTACGAAAATGTGGAATACCGAGCAGGGTTATGATGAGACGCTTCGGGCTTTTGAAAAATCACAAAAAAAATTACAACTTAACCAAATTGATTTATATTTAGTTCACTGGCCAAAACAAGATACTTTTTTTGAGACTTGGCGTGCAGTTGAAAAGCTTTATGATGAAGGGCTTGTTCGGGCAATTGGCGTAAGTAATTTCGAGGCGCACCATTTAGATCGCCTGCGTACGAGCGCTAATGTTCTTCCCGTTGTAGATCAAGTAGAAACTCACCCACACTTCCCCAATCACCTGCTACATCGCTATTTAGAGGAACTTCATATTGTTCACCAAGCGTGGAGTCCACTTGGGCGGGGCGGAGTTTTAGAAGAAGCTACTTTAATTGAACTTGGGCAAAAACACGGCAAATCTCCCGCACAAATTATTTTACGCTGGCATTTGCAAAACAATATTTCGATTATTCCTAAGTCAGAAACTCCTTCAAGAATTAAGGAAAATGCGGATATTTATGATTTTGAGTTAACGGAAGCAGATATGCGCCAAGTTGAACGTTTAAATACTGGCGAACGTTTAAGTCATGCGCCAGATGTGATGTATGTAAGGTCGGAAGAAGTTTAAATCTTTTCCCGCCATTTTTAAATTTTAATAGCAAAAAAATCTACTATTCCAAGTTGCCACGGTCTAGTAGATTTTTATAATTATTTCTTTAATTGTCTTTTCCGAGCTTCTTTAAAGAGATAAAAATAGCGTGCTTCAGCCTTTTTCTCTTCATATTCTAAATTGGGGTCATATTCAAAGCTTTTACGCAACAGAACCTTTTGTTTGTGCCAGTTTTCTTGCGTGACTTCGATTAACTCCATCAAATAAGCATCATAGGACTTGTGTAATTTGCCAATTTTCTTTTCTTTTTTTCGGCCAAACTTATTACTTCTGGATTCCATTTTATCACCTCGGCTTATACTTCTCTTCGCCCTTCCATTGCTTTTGAGAGCGTCACTTCATCAGCGTATTCCAAATCTCCGCCAACTGGAAGACCATGTGCTATTCTAGTTATCTTTATACCAGATGGTTTTAATAGACGCGAAATATACATCGCCGTAGCTTCTCCTTCTACATTAGGGTTCGTCGCTAAAATAACTTCCTCAATCGTGTCATCTTGCAAACGTTTGAGTAAATCTGGAATATTAATATCTTCGGGTCCAATCCCATCCATTGGCGAAATTGTCCCATGAAGCACGTGGTATAAACCATGAAAATCACGCATTTTTTCCATTGCAATCACATCTTTTGATTCTTGGACCACACAAATTATGCTCTGATCCCGCGATGTGTCTCCGCAAATATAACATGGGTCTTTATCAGTAATATGACCGCAGACGGAACAAAAACTCAGGTTTCTTTTTGCATCAACCAATGCTTTGGCAAAGTCTAGCACATCATCTTCTTTCATATCAAGTACATAAAAAGCTAATCTCGCTGCCGATTTGGGTCCGATACCCGGTAATTTCATAAAACTGTCCATTAATTTCGTTATCGGCTCAGGATAATGCATATCTCGTCTTCCTCTCACCTTCAAAGTACACAATGTTTCACGTGAAACATTCTTTTAAAAATAGTTGAGACTCTTGTATTTTAGCCAAGAGTCTCAAACCAAACAATATTACATTCCAGGAAGATTTAATCCTTGTGTGAATTTACCCATTGTTTGTGAAGTTGTATCTTCAATTTGTTTTAATACATCATTTGTAGCTGCAAGTACTAAATCTTGTAGCATTTCGATATCTTCTGGATCTACTACTTCTTCATTTATTACAATATCTGTAATGGCGCGTTTACCAGTAGCTTTTACTGTAACCATCCCGCCACCAGCTGTTCCAGTAAACTCTTGTACTTCTAAATCCGCTTGAGCTTTCGCCATTTCTTTTTGCATTTTTTGCATTTGTTTCATCATACCTTGCATATTTCCCATTCCACGCATGAATAATCTCCTCTTTCTTCTATTGTTTTTTAATCTTTAATTTCAAGCAAATCTTCACCAACTAGTTTTGTTGCTTCTAATACAAATGGATCTTCAGCTGGTTTTCGAGCTTCTGGACTTGCGCCTTCCTCTGCACTTCCATCGCCGCCATGACTATGAAGGAAATTCTCTCTTACATCAGCCCATTGATCTTCTGGGATTCCAATAAAAGTATAATTCACTTTTGTAAGTCGCGCAATACTCGATGTAATAGTTTCTACAAAGTTCGGGTTATCCATCGCCATTTGGCAGTGAATCTCATGCTTAAATTTTAACACAAAAGTGTCTTGAGATGCAGCCACAGGTTCCGCATCATTCAAAAGTGCTGCTTGAGACGCCATTAACATGGATAACAACTCACCCCAACAACCACGAATTAATTGCAAATTCTCTTTCTTAGCCTCACCTAATACATGGTTAATTTTTCCAATCGGCGCTTTAAATTGCTTGCCGTTGTTGATTTGTTTTTTAGCACCGCCACGATTTTGGGCTGGTTTTTCAGTAGGTGTTACTCCCGCCCCGCTTGTAATTTGCTTTTTGAGCGTTTGGAGTTCTTGTTGCATTTGTTCCATTTGGCTTTTCAACTCTGCTACATCGCCGCTAGCTGGTGTTTCGTTTGTTACTACATTTCCAGAAGCTACTGGTCCAGTTTGCGTTAATTGCACCAGCGCTACCTCTACATAAATGCCTGGATGATTCGAAAAACGCATTTGTTGTTGCGCAATGTTTAAAATTTTCACAAACTCATATATTTTCAGTGAGTCAGCTCGTTTCGCTAGCGCTACAAAATCATCATCAACTAAAGCTCGCTCCAAAGTTTCTTCTAAATTAGGAGCTTTTTGGTAAAGTAATACATCTCTGAAAAATACTAATAAATCTTCCACAAGTCGAACCGGATCTTTTCCTTCTGCAAGTAAAGCTGTTAAGGTCGAAATCGCTTCTGCCGCATCACCATCAAAAGCCGCACTAACAAGCTTAGTAAGCAAGCCTTGTGCAACAGAACCGGTAATCTCAAGCGCATCTTCTACGGTAACTTCTTCTGAACCGTAAGAAATCACTTGGTCAAGCAAGCTAAGTGCATCACGCATCCCACCTTCAGCTGCGCGTGCCACAATCATCAGCGCTTTTTCATCATAAGGAATCTTTTCTTCTTTCAAAATGAATTCCAGACGTCCGATAATATCTTGTGTCGTAATCCGTTTGAAATCGAATCGTTGTACACGTGAAATAATTGTCAGTGGAAGCTTATGTGGCTCTGTCGTTGCCAAAATAAAAATGACATGTTTTGGCGGTTCTTCTAGCGTTTTTAGTAGCGCATTAAACGCTCCCGTCGACAACATATGCACTTCATCAATAATATATACTTTATATTTCGCCACAGTCGGCGCATATTTCACTTTTTCCCGGATATCCCGAATCTCTTCAACCCCGTTATTACTGGCAGCATCAATTTCAAGAACATCTGGTATAGAGCCATCCGTTGTTCCTTTACAAATTTCACACTCATTGCAAGGCTCCCCGTCATGACCGTGTTCACAGTTAATCGCCTTCGCAAAAATTTTCGCCGCACTTGTCTTCCCAGTCCCCCGAGGTCCCGAAAACAGATAAGCATGCGAAGTTTTATTCTGTATAATGGCATTTTTAAGCGTTTTCGTCACATGTTCCTGTCCCACAACATCCTGAAACGACTGCGGCCGAAAAACCCGATACAAAGCCTGATACGCCATTTGCCACTCTCCTCACCTGAAACCTTTTTAGTAGTTTTATTATAACGTATTGTTGAAGAAGTTTCAAAACGTTGTTTGTTTTGATTTACTTCTTCAATATAGATCCGAGCAAAGCGAGGATTTAATCCTTCGTGGAAGTTTCAAAACGTTGTTTGTTTTGATTTACTTCTTCAATATAGATCCGAGCAAAGCGAGGATTTAATCCTTCGTGGAAGTTTCAAAACGTTGTTTGTTTTGATTTACTTCTTCAATATAGATCCGAGCAAAGCAAGGATTTAATCCTTCGTGGAAGTTTCAAAACGTTGTTTGTTTTAATCTACTTCTTCAATATAGATCCGAGCAAAGCGAGGATTTAATCCTTCGTGGAAGTTTCAAAACGTTGTTTGTTTTGATTTACTTCTTCAATATAGATCCGAACAAAGCGAGGATTTAATCCTTCCCAAAACTTTCAAAACGTACTTTGCTTTGATTTACTTCTTCAATATAGATCCGAACAAAGCGAGGATTTAATCCTTCCCAAAACTTTCAAAACGTTGTTTGTTTTAATCTACTTCTTCAATATAGATCCGAACAAAGCGAGGATTTAATCCTTCCCAAAACTTTCAAAACGTACTTTGCTTTGATTTACTTCTTCAATATAAATCTGAGCATCGCAATGATTTAATCCTTAAGCCTAACAAAATTACGCTATCCCCAAAAAAAGAACCAGACTCCCAAAAGCCCGATTCTCATTTCTATCTACTCTTCACTTTTCGCCGCTAACTTCTCTTGCTTCTTCTTACTTTCATCAATAACCGAAAGCTCAATTGATTTCAGCAAGTTTTTGACGCGTTTCTTACGGAAAAATCCAAACATAAAACCAACAATAATATTATTCATTTTATTTAATGCTTTCTCTGTTTCAATTAATTCATTATATGTCACTTCACATGTCGTTTCGCTTGTAGATTTTATTGTATAAGTTGTTGTATGTGTATTCACTCGGCTACTTGTTTCAAATTGATAAAGTTCGTAAGGTTTCACTTGAACAATTTTGGTTGTTGCAAGGGCGCCATTAGACATTGTTCTTTGATATTTGTGTCCTTCTAATTTATGCCTTTGAACCGTTTTTCCAGTAGCATTTTTCACATCATAAATCGCTGAGCTGACGATGGTATCAAAACACTCTTTTTGGGATATATACAATTTCTGAGTTACATTCACTTTTCAATCGACTCCTTCTTATTCTTTTCTTTCTTATCTTTGCGCAGTTTTAGCACGATAAAAAGGCAACCAATCAAAACAACCACAAGTCCGGTAACTAAAATAGGTACATTAGCCATCCCATCTTTTCCATAAGAAGGACTAAACATAATAATAATAAGACCAATACTAATTATAAATAGTGCATTAACAATTTTCATTTTCAACCCACACTAACTTGGAAATAGAGTACAGAGCCTATTTCAGTTGCTTTTATTGTTTCTTTGGCGATTTTTGCTGCTTTTTCTTCGTCCTCGATGTTGGTTTCAAAAGTCAGTTTCATACCTTGCTCAGCTATTTTTTTAAAAGTTACACCGTCTTTATCGTATGTTTCTAGTAATTCAGTAATATACTCTCGTTTCATTGGGCAATTAAGAATAATCATTTAAAAAACCTCCTCTTATATAGTTTAACTTTATCTCTTCTGACTTGCAATGAATAAAAATGGTGCAGGAATTCCTACATGATATACTGACTAGGCACAACAGAATGCACCTAGCCAGAAACTTGTTTTTTTCTAAGCTTTCATCTCTTCTTCTGGTACACCAACCCGATTTGCGGTAATAACAAATGGTACCCAAATTAAGAAGGCGACGACCATATTTATGAGTGAAATCACCGGTGCCATCCAGTCTCCTCCAGTTGCTAGGAATGAATTCAAGAGTGGTGGCATTACCCAAACTACAGCAATCTTAACTGGCCCAACCAGTCCAAGAGTTGTTGCAAAGTAAGCAATAGTAACCATTACCATTGGTGCAATAAGGAATGGAATTAGGTAGATCGTATTTAATACAATCGGTAAACCAAACATAATTGGTTCATTGATATTAAATATCCCCGGAGCAAGTGACAATTTGGCCACTGTTCGTGCATCCGCTCGTTTCGAGAACATTAGTAAAGCAATAATCAGTACGAGTGTTCCGCCTGATCCACCCATCCATACGTAAGCATCGAAAGAGCCACGTACCCATTCGAATGGTAATTTAACACCTTCTTGTGCTGCACTAATATTTTGCAGCTGTGCCGTACCCCAAAGTGATTCTAAAACTGGCGCAAGAACGTTTGGTCCATGAATACCGAAGAACCATAGTAATTGAACAAGGAACGTAACTAATAAAACAGCCCCATACCCTTGCGAAAGTGATAACAGTGGCTCTTGAATTGTTTTAGAAATCCACGTAATAACATCCATATTAGTGATTTTGAAGAATGCCCAGTCAATAATACCCACTACATAAAGCGCCACAAGTGCAGGAATAATCGCTGCAAATGCTTTACTTACTGCCGGTGGAACAGTATCTGGCATTTTAATAATAATATTTCTACGCATTAGTTTCGCGTA
The nucleotide sequence above comes from Listeria ivanovii subsp. londoniensis. Encoded proteins:
- a CDS encoding PTS sugar transporter subunit IIC gives rise to the protein MNGLTAFLEKYFVPVAAKIGSQKHLVALRDAFISTMPITMAGSIAVLLNAFFRDFPTDWGWTGFVTAMQPLIEVNGYVYNGTLAIVSIIFAFSLGYNLSKVYEVDRLAGGLVSLAAFVMNLTVTVSLDAVKGAIAAANANFDVNTLPKEFAGIYGFFSLSQVNGTGLFTAMIFGFISTIIYAKLMRRNIIIKMPDTVPPAVSKAFAAIIPALVALYVVGIIDWAFFKITNMDVITWISKTIQEPLLSLSQGYGAVLLVTFLVQLLWFFGIHGPNVLAPVLESLWGTAQLQNISAAQEGVKLPFEWVRGSFDAYVWMGGSGGTLVLIIALLMFSKRADARTVAKLSLAPGIFNINEPIMFGLPIVLNTIYLIPFLIAPMVMVTIAYFATTLGLVGPVKIAVVWVMPPLLNSFLATGGDWMAPVISLINMVVAFLIWVPFVITANRVGVPEEEMKA